Proteins found in one Syngnathus acus chromosome 9, fSynAcu1.2, whole genome shotgun sequence genomic segment:
- the LOC119127422 gene encoding clotting factor C-like translates to MQFSIDGVTWYRHPKQPSVGTYILNRPVFAQFVRLLPKFKGLRFDVLGCTSDDTPRNILCNSTAADLGLDGSMTVRCPLGCAEAGYKVYGTRIYEQDSNICAAAIHSGIIEIGGDVTLLKRLPQKAYNGSTCSGIVSKVYVNELAPFPSYTFAATEPRCLGPDWEEFADFCYKRFDDTKKWYDAQHFCRSLDAELVSILSEAERDWQHDLPLETRRGPD, encoded by the exons ATGCAGTTCAGTATTGACGGAGTGACTTGGTATCGCCACCCAAAGCAG CCTTCTGTGGGGACGTATATTCTAAACAGGCCCGTGTTCGCCCAGTTCGTCCGCCTCCTGCCAAAGTTTAAGGGCCTACGCTTTGACGTCTTGGGGTGCACGTCTGACGACACCCCTCGCA ACATCTTATGCAACAGCACAGCCGCCGACCTCGGCCTCGACGGTTCAATGAC GGTCCGGTGTCCACTGGGCTGCGCCGAAGCCGGCTATAAGGTCTACGGAACACGGATCTACGAACAG GACTCCAACATCTGCGCGGCTGCTATTCACTCGGGCATCATTGAGATTGGAGGAGATGTGACTTTGCTGAAGAGACTGCCACAGAAAGCCTACAACGGCTCCACCTGTAGCGGAATCGTCTCGAAAGT ATATGTTAACGAATTGGCTCCGTTTCCGTCTTACACTTTTGCTGCCACGG AGCCGAGATGCTTGGGACCTGactgggaggagtttgcggACTTCTGCTACAAACGTTTTGATGATACGAAGAAGTGGTACGACGCTCAACACTTCTGCAGGAGTCTCGATGCCGAGCTGGTGTCTATCCTCTCCGAGGCTGAGCGGGATTGGCAGCACGACCTC CCCCTGGAAACACGACGTGGACCGGACTGA